From the genome of Candidozyma auris chromosome 2, complete sequence, one region includes:
- a CDS encoding Elongator subunit ELP4 has translation MSFRKRAEPLAPGRTPMGASPLVSGRAPLGGRVPITGGLNRAPPTLAQAKKPESSDIVSANPGVRPSSSTSDPTISTGCADLDRILAHQGLPLGHSLLVEESGSTDFASVLLRAFAAQGIFHDRLEKDKSFCHVVVVGAPEAWINDLPGEYKGGSKEQKRAKIAADSSKVSVSNMADKDLKIAWRYGLQKKGNGAAEEEKPNDTVYEHYTTQFDITQRLVPGASSQEVSFVPLSANYQSIVSHIRKIVQKQIENSPAKVVRIVVPGFLNPSIYPPSASASTFIVPLFHSLQSLLRTFSKNAALIASIPLDLYPRESVLTSLFEQFADGVVYLQPFNQEMEALLERAYKNEPSKIQQGLVNVIKVPILSAKGMMMIRDGEYAFRNGRKRFAIEEWGIPVDDTEEEEPQTKQNIDF, from the coding sequence ATGTCGTTTCGTAAAAGAGCAGAACCGCTTGCTCCTGGCAGAACTCCCATGGGAGCTTCTCCATTGGTTTCTGGGAGAGCTCCTTTGGGTGGGCGGGTCCCCATCACTGGTGGATTGAACAGAGCACCTCCAACGTTAGCTCAGGCAAAGAAACCAGAGTCTCTGGACATAGTTTCGGCAAACCCAGGGGTTCGTccctcatcttcaacctcaGACCCTACAATCTCAACGGGATGTGCTGACTTGGACAGAATCCTAGCCCATCAAGGGCTCCCGTTGGGCCACTCACTTCTAGTGGAGGAATCTGGATCGACAGACTTTGCGTCGGTGTTGCTACGGGCATTCGCTGCGCAGGGGATTTTCCATGATCGTTTAGAGAAGGACAAGAGTTTCTGTCATGtggttgttgttggtgctcCAGAAGCGTGGATCAATGATCTCCCAGGCGAGTACAAAGGCGGCAGTAAGGAACAAAAAAGAGCGAAAATTGCTGCTGACTCTTCGAAGGTCAGTGTGCTGAATATGGCAGAcaaagacttgaagattgCTTGGAGATACGGCTTGCAGAAAAAGGGCAATGGTGCtgcagaggaagagaagccCAATGATACGGTGTATGAGCATTATACTACACAGTTTGATATCACTCAGCGTCTTGTTCCTGGCGCCAGCTCTCAAGAGGTTTCCTTTGTACCTCTTCTGGCGAATTATCAGAGTATCGTATCGCACATAAGGAAGATTGTGCAGAAGCAGATCGAAAACCTGCCTGCCAAGGTTGTTCGTATAGTGGTGCCTGGTTTTCTCAACCCGTCGATTTACCCACCATCAGCATCGGCATCGACGTTCATTGTTCCATTATTTCATTCATTGCAGTCGCTCTTGAGAACGTTCTCCAAGAACGCTGCTCTCATAGCGTCTATCCCATTAGACTTGTACCCTAGAGAATCTGTGTTAACACTGTTGTTTGAGCAGTTTGCAGACGGGGTTGTCTATCTTCAACCTTTCAATCAGGAGATGGAAGCTCTACTCGAGAGAGCTTATAAGAACGAGCCGAGCAAAATCCAGCAGGGTCTCGTCAACGTCATAAAGGTGCCTATTCTATCGGCCAAAGGTATGATGATGATCAGGGACGGAGAATATGCCTTCAGAAATGGACGCAAAAGGTTCGCAATCGAGGAATGGGGCATTCCAGTGGACGATaccgaggaagaggagcctcaaacaaagcaaaacattgatttttga
- the ATP20 gene encoding F1F0 ATP synthase subunit g, whose product MSAIVSKATGLFNSAVTKSTQLANCAVYWTKVGAEVGKIVYKQEGLAPPSQAQFKQVYNQFFNFLKSPAEQKAALEAVSKFQPNKQNLTQLGIYSVHILAFFSVGEIIGRRSLFGYPVPHGDHH is encoded by the coding sequence ATGTCTGCTATCGTATCCAAAGCCACAGgtctcttcaactctgcCGTGACCAAATCTACTCAGCTCGCTAACTGCGCCGTTTACTGGACTAAAGTCGGCGCCGAGGTCGGCAAGATCGTCTACAAGCAAGAAGGCCTTGCTCCTCCATCCCAGGCTCAGTTTAAGCAGGTGTACaatcaattcttcaacttcttgaagtcccCTGCTGAGCAGAAGGCTGCTTTGGAGGCTGTTTCGAAATTCCAGCCAAACAAGCAGAACTTGACCCAATTGGGTATCTACTCTGTCCACatcttggccttcttctctgtggGCGAGATTATTGGCAGAAGATCGTTGTTTGGCTACCCTGTTCCACACGGTGACCACCACTAA
- the CHR1 gene encoding RNA-dependent ATPase ROK1, whose amino-acid sequence MDIFRILSRGAALKTSKSATADFSGNSHKEKTEKDPSSIQADVDRETDFFRTKTHKKKPEETNQPEKKTEAEEPPKAVITNSEEAAKFRKSAGSKVSGHDVPLPIGSFEDLVSRFQINKRLLHNLLDAEFVEPTPIQCEGIPAALNDRDLIGCAPTGSGKTLAFLIPMIQTLLQTAPQKNKKIRGLIIAPTNELASQIFQQLQVLTKGYKNLPSAILSRQMATRLQDGIVSSTKYAIIVSTPLRLLDIVKNGHADLTTVEQLVIDEADRLFDKGFVEQTDALLANMTNPKLRKSIFSATIPSGVEELANSIMRDPVRIIVGHKEAASSNIDQKLVFTGSEDGKLVAIREMLQKGEFKPPVIIFLQSITRAKALFHELLYDKLNVDVIHAERTPKQRDEVIKRFKNGDIWVLITTDVLARGVDFRGVNLVINYDVPQTAQAYVHRIGRTGRGTNKGKAVTFFTKEDTQAVKPIVNVMKQSGCSDGYSDWMENMGKLSYFDKRKVKTQQIERAGISTVPKIVKQKRKQRQEMIEASKRRKQQSKKGGDDN is encoded by the coding sequence ATGGATATTTTTAGAATCTTAAGTCGGGGCGCTGCTCTCAAGACGAGTAAATCTGCCACGGCAGATTTTTCGGGAAACTCTCATAAGGAAAAAACTGAGAAAGATCCTAGCTCCATTCAGGCTGATGTTGATAGAGAAACCGATTTCTTTAGGACAAAAACCCATAAGAAAAAgccagaagaaacaaatcAACCCGAAAAAAAGACCGAAGCTGAGGAGCCTCCAAAAGCTGTCATCACAAactcagaagaagcagcaaagtTTCGTAAATCTGCAGGTTCTAAAGTGTCGGGCCACGATGTACCTTTACCCATTGGCTCATTCGAAGACCTTGTGTCTCGTTTCCAAATAAACAAAAGACTACTACACAACCTTCTAGACGCTGAGTTTGTTGAGCCCACGCCGATCCAGTGTGAGGGGATCCCTGCAGCATTAAATGATAGAGATCTTATTGGGTGTGCACCTACAGGTTCCGGTAAGACGTTGGCATTTTTGATCCCGATGATCCAGACTCTTTTACAGACTGCTCCAcagaaaaacaagaaaatcagaGGTCTTATTATTGCTCCCACAAATGAGTTGGCATCGCAGATATTTCAACAACTACAAGTTCTCACAAAGGGATACAAAAACTTGCCTAGTGCTATTCTTTCGCGACAAATGGCCACAAGGCTTCAGGATGGAATTGTGTCTTCTACAAAATATGCCATTATAGTCTCCACGCCCTTGcgtcttcttgacattgtcaAAAACGGTCACGCAGACTTAACCACTGTGGAACAACTAGTCATTGATGAGGCCGATAGGCTTTTTGACAAGGGCTTTGTGGAGCAGACAGATGCTCTTTTGGCCAACATGACAAACCCCAAGTTGCGGAAATCTATATTCTCGGCCACAATCCCATCCGGTGTGGAGGAACTTGCAAATTCGATCATGAGAGACCCAGTCCGAATCATTGTGGGCCACAAAGAGGCAGCTTCCCTGAATATTGACCAGAAATTGGTGTTCACGGGAAGTGAAGACGGCAAGCTCGTGGCCATCCGTGAAATGCTACAGAAGGGCGAGTTCAAGCCTCCTGTAATTATATTCTTACAGAGCATTACTCGTGCGAAGGCGTTATTCCACGAATTGCTCTATGACAAGTTGAATGTGGACGTTATCCACGCAGAAAGGACGCCAAAACAAAGAGACGAGGTGATTAAGAGGTTCAAGAACGGTGACATCTGGGTTCTCATCACTACTGACGTTTTAGCTAGAGGTGTGGACTTTCGAGGCGTGAATCTCGTTATCAACTACGACGTTCCACAAACTGCACAAGCATACGTTCACAGAATCGGTAGAACAGGCCGTGGTACTAACAAGGGCAAAGCGGTGACGTTTTTCACGAAGGAGGACACTCAGGCCGTGAAACCGATCGTGAACGTGATGAAGCAGTCAGGATGCTCCGATGGCTACAGTGATTGGATGGAGAACATGGGCAAATTGTCTTATTTTGACAAGAGGAAAGTCAAGACACAGCAGATTGAGAGAGCAGGTATCAGTACAGTGCCGAAGATTGTaaagcaaaagaggaaacAGCGGCAAGAGATGATTGAAGCGTCCAAGAGGAGAAAACAGCAGAGCAAAAAAGGGGGAGATGACAATTGA
- a CDS encoding mitochondrial 54S ribosomal protein mL57, producing the protein MLVDKACLRAASKTLSKPACRSIYLHTGPRVAGLRRDPKEAFKTHSGLEYGSSEATSAVKSFLANYSIPEEMACQVITHKSFGNGIKAYNEKLVVMGSKVMSLFLAKHVIEQETTNKNAINGKNLDVLGTPIAKELGGKTSLGLFAKQHNLNKNMFWKSHNHSLTFEQSGEMKVSAHMMYALVGAVAYVHGKRSAEEFIREKLLKGENSLEAVTAQLIEESTS; encoded by the coding sequence ATGTTGGTGGATAAAGCTTGCTTACGAGCAGCATCGAAAACCTTACTGAAGCCGGCATGCCGGTCGATATATTTGCATACGGGCCCTCGAGTAGCTGGGCTCCGTCGAGACCCCAAAGAAGCGTTCAAGACACACCTGGGGCTCGAATACGGTTCCAGTGAAGCGACTAGTGCAGTGAAGAGTTTTTTGGCCAATTACAGTATTCCAGAAGAAATGGCTTGTCAAGTAATCACGCATAAGTCGTTTGGAAATGGTATAAAAGCATACAACGAAAAACTAGTGGTAATGGGCCTGAAGGTGATGAGTCTCTTCTTGGCGAAGCACGTCATTGAGCAGGAAACTACGAACAAGAATGCTATAAACGGCAAAAATTTGGATGTGTTGGGTACGCCCATTGCCAAAGAACTAGGCGGGAAAACGAGCTTGGGGCTTTTCGCCAAGCAGCATAAcctcaacaagaacatgTTCTGGAAACTGCACAATCACTCCTTGACGTTTGAGCAGAGCGGAGAGATGAAAGTCAGTGCACACATGATGTATGCCCTTGTAGGAGCCGTGGCGTACGTTCATGGGAAGAGACTGGCAGAGGAGTTTATCAGggagaagctcttgaaggGCGAGAATCTGCTTGAGGCGGTGACAGCACAATTGATCGAGGAGAGTACGAGTTGA
- the ZCF31 gene encoding Zcf31p, producing the protein MSSPLDLPHKKASPEPMSETPSQAPSPKFTTNTRLVARRACLSCREKKIKCDGEAMGASSEGESSTCTNCKMLGIKCVFVQSMRGGSRRKRSYVDVAKGSVNGGVVEGQPSLHLSPRSSKAYTEPGTPSTISDFSLQSEMKSPGRNKYKSRRHHHNGHHHGHGHGPFPFHSHGPFGPFGPFGPPAHHRHKKHGHHWPPQPPPPPPFYHHHHSHGSPPPPPPHGPWGSSLTPPPFAFSYPPGAPPPPHSPHPPPPASPAQNYEEHGRNGFYHHFPGPPPPPLPPPPHLPPPPFAFSPRASYDFRSCSEETTSTSTSSPMSKKGTTESADPEPFTRAELQSHELPPWSVLNEILSYYFVFCHPNDQLFSNKAAFIQSLFLRHDAALLHAIISRVCCVKKWPIEAHEREWVNRTYKYMDMLDDHGMLVCYAILRKTPFIRDDPIRHKEVVSKFLEVIKNNNYIQILTKEESMNKRKTIDNGIKVRAIWGFWADSNLVNENNEYSDRLKHIFPLPVPNESYRKGPVAARFTWNEIEKGIYKDYTSYIKALSDLQDARDGQAVQRESKLCYYLEDYFDITEGRVCINSHMASAKCIYSQAQIINKLRSINLDDPPERLTSSHWTSLGAITDEMQEICNVIETVRGRGQCEHKLVAYGVTSMDGGDWKTSSDFVSSGSEAWAKAGDAIVLSVFHAISIVPKIISLVKDANTEDIQVELREKLHSDRLHKQFRTLDEFAGFRSTLPCAMPELTKIVHQAKDAINQALVSQGEISQP; encoded by the coding sequence ATGTCTTCACCTTTGGACCTCCCACACAAGAAAGCTTCGCCGGAGCCCATGCTGGAAACGCCCTCTCAAGCACCATCGCCAAAATTTACTACAAACACAAGGCTAGTGGCTCGAAGAGCTTGTCTCAGCTGCCGggagaaaaagatcaaatGTGACGGCGAAGCCATGGGCGCCTCGCTGGAGGGTGAAAGTTCGACGTGCACCAATTGCAAAATGTTGGGGATCAAGTGTGTGTTTGTTCAGAGCATGCGAGGCGGAAGCCGAAGAAAGAGGCTGTATGTTGATGTGGCTAAAGGAAGTGTCAATGGCGGTGTGGTGGAAGGGCAGCCGCTGCTACATCTTCTGCCTAGGTCACTGAAGGCTTATACGGAGCCAGGCACACCGTCCACGATATCTGACTTTCTGCTACAGTCAGAAATGAAGCTGCCGGGAAGAAACAAATATAAGAGTCGAAGGCATCATCACAACGGGCACCATCATGGACATGGCCACGGTCCTTTCCCATTCCACAGTCATGGCCCTTTTGGGCCATTTGGGCCCTTTGGTCCTCCTGCCCACCACCGCCATAAGAAGCATGGCCACCACTGGCCACCACAGCCTCCGCCGCCGCCTCCGTtttatcatcatcatcattctCATGGCTCTCCACCACCGCCTCCTCCTCACGGCCCATGGGGCTCCTCCTTAACGCCGCCACCTTTTGCATTCAGCTACCCTCCTGGTGCCCCGCCTCCTCCACATCTGCCTCATCCGCCGCCTCCTGCTAGCCCTGCTCAAAACTATGAGGAGCATGGTAGAAACGGCTTCTACCACCATTTCCCTGGCCCGCCCCCACCGCCTTTACCGCCTCCTCCACAccttcctcctccaccgTTTGCATTTCTGCCTCGTGCTCTGTACGATTTCCGTCTGTGCTCTGAGGAAACTACGCTGacgtcaacttcttcgccaaTGAGCAAAAAGGGCACTACTGAATCCGCTGATCCCGAGCCCTTCACACGTGCTGAGCTCCAGCTGCACGAGCTCCCGCCATGGTCAGTTCTTAATGAGATTTTGAGCTACTACTTCGTCTTCTGTCATCCTAATGACCAGCTTTTCAGTAACAAGGCTGCTTTTATTCAACTGCTTTTTTTACGTCATGACGCTGCATTGCTTCACGCTATCATCTCCAGAGTGTGTTGTGTGAAGAAATGGCCGATAGAGGCGCATGAACGAGAGTGGGTGAATCGAACGTACAAATATATGGATATGCTTGACGACCACGGGATGCTTGTGTGCTACGCAATATTGCGAAAGACACCTTTCATACGAGACGATCCGATCAGACACAAAGAGGTCGTCAGCAAGTTTCTAgaggtgatcaagaatAACAACTATATTCAGATCTTGACGAAAGAGGAGCTgatgaacaaaagaaagaccaTTGACAACGGGATCAAGGTGCGGGCCATTTGGGGCTTCTGGGCAGATTCCAACTTGGTTAATGAGAACAACGAATATTCTGACAGACTAAAACATATCTTCCCCTTGCCTGTTCCCAACGAGTCTTATCGCAAGGGCCCTGTTGCCGCCAGGTTTACGTGGAATGAGATCGAAAAGGGGATTTACAAGGACTACACTCTGTACATTAAAGCATTGCTGGATTTGCAAGACGCTCGTGATGGTCAAGCCGTGCAGAGAGAGTCCAAGCTATGTTACTATTTGGAGGACTACTTTGACATTACTGAGGGCAGAGTCTGCATCAATTCCCACATGGCTCTGGCCAAGTGTATCTACAGTCAAGCACAGATCATAAACAAATTGCGGTCCATAAATCTAGACGACCCGCCTGAACGCCTCACGTCGTCACATTGGACGTCGTTAGGTGCAATCACCGATGAAATGCAAGAGATATGTAACGTTATAGAGACTGTCAGAGGACGAGGCCAATGTGAGCACAAGCTAGTCGCCTACGGAGTCACGTCCATGGATGGCGGCGACTGGAAAACCTCGTCTGACTTTGTGTCTCTGGGCAGCGAAGCGTGGGCCAAAGCTGGCGATGCCATTGTCTTGTCAGTCTTTCATGCCATCAGTATTGTACCCAAGATTATTAGTCTCGTTAAAGACGCAAATACAGAAGATATTCAAGTGGAGCTCCGAGAAAAGCTTCATAGTGACAGATTACACAAGCAATTTCGAACACTTGACGAGTTTGCTGGTTTTCGAAGCACGTTGCCTTGTGCCATGCCCGAATTGACTAAAATAGTACATCAAGCCAAAGATGCCATCAACCAGGCACTTGTTTCGCAGGGCgaaatttcgcagccataa
- the ARG11 gene encoding Arg11p, giving the protein MVNPAKEITFGAAAGCVGKIIEFPFDTIKVRLQSAHAHSSTLNVTSSTFRNEGFFNGFYKGIRAPMIGACMENAVLFSAFQYGQEMVRKFTTLHPSSLLGVCASGAFSGFAASFVLTPVELVKCKLQVSNLHSHSKSESYGSVVQKIIKREGLPGLWHGLSSTLLREMAGTAVWFATYEETLAFLRKNNGGSENTNLLASGAAAGFMFNLSIFPVDTIKSVIQTHDITSRTHGKLSFAEAFAKLAARKGGILNLYNGLSITLLRSIPANAVIFYVYEYLKTNF; this is encoded by the coding sequence ATGGTAAACCCGGCAAAGGAAATCACCTTCGGGGCAGCAGCAGGATGTGTGGGCAAGATCATCGAATTTCCCTTTGATACCATAAAAGTTCGCCTCCAACTGGCACACGCCCACCTGTCGACGCTCAATGTCACCTCTTCAACATTCCGCAACGAAGgtttcttcaatggcttCTACAAGGGCATACGGGCACCGATGATCGGCGCATGCATGGAGAATGCTGTTTTGTTTTCGGCTTTTCAGTATGGCCAGGAAATGGTTCGAAAGTTCACGACCTTGCACCCATCGAGTCTCCTTGGGGTATGTGCCTCTGGAGCGTTTTCTGgttttgctgcttctttcgTGTTGACGCCAGTAGAGCTTGTGAAGTGCAAACTACAAGTGTCCAATCTTCACAGCCACTCGAAAAGCGAGTCCTACGGGTCGGTGGTGCAAAAGATcatcaaaagagaaggtttACCTGGACTATGGCATGGGCTCAGCTCTACGTTGCTAAGAGAAATGGCAGGCACCGCCGTGTGGTTTGCTACGTACGAGGAGACGCTAGCTTTTCTACGAAAGAATAATGGTGGATCAGAAAACACCAACCTTTTGGCCTCGGGTGCTGCAGCTGGATTCAtgttcaacttgtcgatTTTTCCAGTGGATACCATCAAATCGGTGATTCAGACGCACGATATCACCCTGAGGACTCACGGGAAGCTTTCATTTGCCGAAGCGTTTGCAAAGTTGGCTGCTAGAAAGGGCGGGATTTTGAATTTGTACAACGGACTTTCGATCACCTTGTTGAGATCAATCCCTGCCAACGCCGTCATCTTTTACGTTTATGAGTACTTGAAGACAAACTTTTAA
- the RPS15 gene encoding 40S ribosomal protein uS19, with protein MAETNNRKRTFKSFSFKGVDLEQLLKLDTEEFTKLCGARVRRRFSRGLGSKPMGFIAKLRAAKLAAPANEKPAVVKTHLRNMIVVPEMIGSLVGVYNGKVFNTVEIKPEMVGHYLGEFSITYTPVRHGKAGNASSRFFPLR; from the exons ATGGCTGAGACTA ACAACAGGAAGAGAACTTTCAAGTCCTTCTCATTCAAGGGCGTTGACCTTGAacagcttttgaagcttgacACCGAGGAGTTCACCAAGTTGTGCGGTGCCAGagtcagaagaagattctcCAGAGGCTTGGGCTCCAAGCCAATGGGTTTCATTGCCAAGTTGAGAGCCGCCAAGTTGGCCGCTCCAGCCAACGAGAAGCCAGCTGTCGTCAAGACCCATTTGAGAAACATGATTGTTGTTCCAGAGATGATCGGCTCCTTGGTTGGTGTTTACAACGGTAAGGTGTTCAACACCGTCGAGATCAAGCCAGAGATGGTTGGCCACTACTTGGGTGAGTTCTCCATCACTTACACTCCTGTCAGACACGGTAAGGCCGGTAACGCTTCTTCCAGATTCTTCCCATTGAGATAG
- the RPP2B gene encoding ribosomal protein P2, with the protein MKYLAAYLLLVQGGNTAPSASDISALLETVGAEVDESRISTLLSELEGKSVEELIAEGNTKLASVPTGGAAAAGGASAGAAAGGAEEAAAEEKEEEAKEESDDDMGFGLFD; encoded by the coding sequence ATGAAGTACTTGGCTGCTTACTTGTTGTTGGTCCAGGGTGGCAACACCGCCCCCTCCGCTTCTGACATCTCCGCTCTCTTGGAGACCGTTGGTGCTGAGGTTGACGAGTCGAGAATCTCCACCTTGTTGTCTGAGTTGGAGGGCAAGTCCGTTGAGGAGTTGATTGCCGAGGGCAACACCAAGTTGGCTTCTGTGCCAACTGgcggtgctgctgctgctggcggTGCCTCTGCTGGTGCCGCCGCTGGTGGTGCTgaggaggctgctgctgaggagaaggaagaagaggccaaggagGAGTCTGACGACGACATGGGCTTCGGTTTGTTCGACTAA
- the ARV1 gene encoding sterol homeostasis protein has protein sequence MPPKQVCKYYQQGNCRYGNSCKFLHSEPVNAGLKAFQERNPADVAKIIQADLKELKDFQIRPALTTYGVNEYTANSLIEGRDMSFEELRLKYMEAAATNTLDAYNKDLELRQKDMEYCINEIKSKDSLAARYQQVGMTRKDQLKPFIPKTLEQSMNDLRNSHSGFGASSGFGSANSNSGFGSTNSNSGFGSSGFGSSGFGNSGAFGSQTTSPFGQQNTQSSAFGNQNSVGAFGNQSTGGAFGNQSTGGAFGNQSTGGAFGSQKTGGAFGNQNTGSAFGSQNTGGVFGNQNSKSAFGSSSNGTSGGAFGSSGFGSSGFGSTTSNNASGSAFGTSGFSNNTSGNPSGFGGAFGSQNTKGAFGSQITSTDTKPFGSSSAGENKSAQQSTQQGTGFGSSGFGQSGFGQSGFGQSGFGQSGFGQSGFGQSGFGQSGFGQSGFGQSGFGKPAFGSSSGQSAFGSANQSTTTSGFGQSGFGTSAENKPSPFGQATESKGSPFGQRSETKASPFGQTTETKASSFGQSAPSTASSFGQFGQAKASTASTSSSSTFGQSALGNTTSEQTTSSPFGQSSSKPVQTSTQNPFAATKQPGSTSSSNPSSQSTQAGLGAFGGFSSTSASEDTSSPFKRDSQTPEALASSSNKASDLVPPAFHDPMFELGMIPECPPPKSNHGMICVECTNPDIKQLFTEFKSKYIQMTVCPKCGKLADKYIEFDYVILFLDVLLLKPQAYRHLAFNVVEESLFFITDDIPFFERYKKLLRYATLTILFEVYLNWAYEERNDIHSVIVAQILQKPIPLQYMFFIFQQLAERIVLCVLIDKLLRTFAGWGRNPNRNLPEKFHRGYFVSVLLSTVFMSLSIKCIPIIMLIWPYDNPQVASVVVDILGLANTIEALRLIVGSSYISISTIVIVATLVSNLFRKLAVSLLLTAFTEHRFSYLFASELWPWLKLVRF, from the exons ATGCCCCCAAAGCAAGTTTGCAAATACTACCAGCAAGGTAATTGTCGATATGGCAACTCGTGCAAGTTTTTACATTCAGAGCCCGTCAACGCTGGGCTAAAAGCTTTTCAGGAAAGAAACCCGGCAGATGTGGCCAAAATCATCCAAGCAGACCTTAAAGAACTAAAGGATTTCCAAATACGACCCGCTCTAACTACATACGGTGTCAATGAGTACACTGCTAACAGTTTgattgaaggaagagataTGTCGTTTGAAGAGCTCCGACTCAAGTACATGGAGGCAGCCGCAACGAATACGCTAGATGCATACAATAAGGACCTTGAGTTGAGGCAAAAAGATATGGAATACTGTATTAACGAAATCAAGAGTAAGGACTCTCTTGCGGCTCGGTACCAGCAAGTGGGAATGACCAGGAAGGATCAATTGAAGCCATTCATACCCAAGACACTTGAGCAGAGCATGAATGATTTAAGAAACAGTCATAGTGGTTTTGGTGCGTCGTCTGGATTTGGATCAGCCAATAGCAACTCTGGATTTGGATCTACTAATAGCAACTCTGGATTTGGATCATCGGGTTTTGGATCATCGGGTTTTGGAAACTCGGGTGCCTTTGGTTCTCAGACAACATCGCCGTTTGGGCAACAAAATACTCAGTCATCAGCATTTGGCAACCAGAACTCGGTAGGAGCCTTTGGAAATCAATCCACAGGAGGAGCCTTTGGAAATCAATCTACGGGAGGAGCCTTTGGGAATCAATCTACAGGAGGAGCCTTCGGAAGCCAGAAAACAGGTGGAGCCTTTGGGAACCAGAATACAGGCAGTGCTTTTGGCAGCCAGAATACAGGCGGTGTTTTCggaaatcaaaattcaAAATCGGCGTTTGGCCTGTCGTCGAATGGGACATCAGGAGGAGCGTTTGGCTCCTCAGGCTTCGGTTCCTCTGGTTTTGGTTCAACAACTAGCAACAATGCTTCGGGTAGTGCTTTTGGCACACTGGGCTTTTCAAACAACACAAGCGGGAACCCTAGTGGTTTTGGTGGTGCCTTTGGCTCCCAGAATACAAAAGGAGCTTTCGGCTCCCAAATAACCCTGACGGATACCAAGCCGTTTGGGTCAAGTAGTGCTGGTGAGAACAAGTCTGCACAGCAGTCAACGCAACAAGGAACGGGCTTTGGCTCCAGCGGCTTTGGCCAGTCAGGGTTTGGCCAATCTGGTTTTGGTCAGTCAGGGTTCGGACAATCAGGATTCGGACAATCAGGATTCGGACAATCAGGATTCGGACAATCAGGGTTCGGCCAATCAGGATTTGGTCAGTCTGGATTCGGAAAACCCGCTTTTGGCAGTTCTTCTGGCCAGTCAGCATTTGGGTCAGCTAATCAGTCTACCACGACATCAGGTTTCGGACAGAGTGGTTTTGGTACATCAGCTGAAAATAAACCCTCACCCTTTGGCCAAGCAACAGAATCAAAGGGATCTCCTTTCGGACAAAGATCAGAAACGAAGGCCTCGCCGTTTGGCCAAACCACAGAAACAaaagcatcttcatttggCCAAAGTGCTCCATCGACAGCGTCTTCCTTTGGCCAGTTTGGTCAGGCAAAAGCTAGCACTGCATCAACTCTGTCGCTGTCTACATTTGGGCAATCAGCTTTGGGAAATACCACTTCAGAGCAAACAACCTCAAGTCCTTTTGGCCAGTCTTCTTCCAAGCCTGTGCAGACATCTACGCAGAACCCATTTGCAGCTACGAAACAGCCAGGTTCCacaagttcatcaaatccCTCTAGTCAAAGTACCCAAGCCGGACTCggagcttttggaggaTTTTCCAGCACCTCAGCTAGCGAAGATACTCTGTCGCCATTTAAGAGAGATTCACAAACTCCAGAAGCATTAGCAAGCTCATCAAATAAAGCAAGTGATCTTGTACCCCCAGCATTTCATGACCCGATGTTTGAGCTCGGCATGATCCCCGAGTGTCCACCGCCAAAAAGC AACCATGGCATGATTTGTGTGGAATGTACAAACCCAGACATCAAGCAGCTCTTCACAGAGTTCAAAAGCAAGTACATTCAAATGACAGTCTGTCCTAAATGTGGAAAGTTGGCTGACAAGTATATCGAGTTCGATTATGTCATTTTGTTCTTGGAtgtgcttcttttgaaacCTCAGGCATACCGACACTTGGCATTCAACGTTGTGGAGGAGTcacttttcttcatcacaGACGACATTCCTTTCTTTGAAAGGTATAAGAAACTTTTGCGGTATGCTACTCTCACAATCCTCTTTGAAGTGTACCTCAATTGGGCATacgaagaaagaaatgatATCCACAGCGTGATAGTGGCACAAATTTTGCAGAAACCAATACCACTTCAGTACATGTTTTTCATTTTCCAGCAATTGGCAGAGAGAATTGTTCTCTGTGTTCTTATAGACAAATTGCTCAGAACATTTGCGGGGTGGGGGAGAAACCCGAACAGGAACCTTCCTGAGAAATTTCACAGAGGATATTTTGTATCAGTACTTTTACTGACAGTATTCATGTCACTTTCCATTAAATGCATCCCCATAATCATGTTGATATGGCCGTACGATAATCCGCAGGTGGCATCCGTGGTGGTGGACATTCTTGGTTTGGCCAACACCATAGAAGCCCTACGGTTGATCGTGGGATCCTCATACATTCTGATATCAACTATTGTCATAGTTGCAACGTTGGTGCTGAATTTGTTTCGTAAATTGGCTGTCAGCCTCTTATTGACTGCTTTCACAGAGCATCGTTTTAGCTACCTATTCGCGAGCGAGCTCTGGCCATGGTTAAAGCTAGTGCGCTTCTGA